One genomic segment of Hordeum vulgare subsp. vulgare chromosome 2H, MorexV3_pseudomolecules_assembly, whole genome shotgun sequence includes these proteins:
- the LOC123429738 gene encoding protein PELPK1-like, whose translation MLCKNTMASLVFIVALLLSCSSMSSAARHLEEVVPKKEYPPHPIIPELPKPEIPPHPAMPELPKPELPHPLVPEVPHPVVPETPKEPEVPHPVVPETPKEPEVSHPVVPEVPKHELPPHPAMPELPKPELPHPAVPEVPHPIVPETPKEPEVPHPMAPEVPKHELPPHPAMPEPPKPELPHPAVPEVPKEHDLPHHVVPEVPKEPEVPHPVMPEVPKEHELPHPAMPELPKPEMPHPAMPEVPKEPHVSHPEVPKEPKLPHPDVPEIPRHEMPPFPKAELPPKPEFHFQEPEAKP comes from the exons ATGCTGTGCAAGAACACCATGGCCTCCCTTGTCTTCATTGTAGCACTACTGCTCTCATGCAGCTCCATGAGCAGTGCAGCGCGGCACCTAGAAGAGGTTGTGCCGAAGAAGGAGTATCCACCACATCCGATCATCCCGGAGCTGCCAAAGCCCGAAATCCCGCCGCACCCTGCCATGCCCGAGCTGCCGAAGCCTGAACTACCGCACCCTCTCGTGCCCGAAGTGCCACATCCCGTGGTGCCGGAGACGCCAAAGGAGCCTGAAGTGCCACACCCCGTGGTGCCGGAGACGCCAAAGGAGCCTGAAGTGTCACACCCCGTTGTGCCGGAGGTACCAAAGCATGAGCTGCCGCCACACCCTGCTATGCCCGAGCTCCCGAAGCCTGAATTACCTCATCCAGCTGTGCCCGAGGTGCCACACCCCATT GTGCCGGAGACGCCAAAGGAGCCTGAAGTGCCACACCCCATGGCGCCGGAGGTGCCAAAGCATGAGCTGCCGCCGCACCCTGCTATGCCCGAGCCCCCGAAGCCTGAATTACCTCATCCAGCTGTGCCCGAGGTGCCAAAGGAACACGATTTACCACACCATGTCGTGCCGGAGGTGCCAAAGGAGCCTGAAGTGCCACACCCCGTCATGCCGGAGGTACCAAAGGAGCACGAGCTGCCGCACCCTGCCATGCCAGAGTTGCCGAAGCCTGAAATGCCACACCCTGCCATGCCAGAGGTGCCAAAGGAACCACATGTGTCGCACCCCGAGGTGCCGAAAGAGCCCAAGTTACCCCACCCTGATGTGCCAGAGATACCAAGGCACGAAATGCCGCCGTTCCCCAAAGCCGAGCTGCCCCCGAAGCCTGAATTCCACTTTCAGGAGCCAGAGGCCAAGCCATGA